In Numida meleagris isolate 19003 breed g44 Domestic line chromosome 3, NumMel1.0, whole genome shotgun sequence, the following are encoded in one genomic region:
- the TCF21 gene encoding transcription factor 21 encodes MSTGSLSDVEDLQEVEMLECDGLKMDTNKEFGASNESNEEGSNGENGSPQKGRGASGKRKKAPPKKSPLNGVSQEGKQVQRNAANARERARMRVLSKAFSRLKTTLPWVPPDTKLSKLDTLRLASSYIAHLRQILANDKYENGYIHPVNLTWPFMVAGKPESDLKEVVNTNRLCGPTAS; translated from the exons ATGTCCACTGGGTCCCTCAGTGATGTGGAAGATCTGCAGGAGGTGGAAATGCTGGAGTGCGATGGCCTGAAAATGGATACTAACAAAGAGTTCGGGGCGTCCAACGAGAGCAACGAGGAGGGATCCAATGGCGAGAATGGCTCCCCTCAGAAGGGGAGAGGGGCCTCGGGCAAGAGGAAAAAGGCTCCCCCCAAGAAGAGCCCTTTAAATGGTGTGAGCCAGGAAGGAAAGCAGGTCCAGAGAAACGCTGCCAACGCAAGGGAGAGGGCGAGGATGAGGGTCCTTAGcaaagccttctccaggcttaaGACCACCCTGCCCTGGGTGCCCCCAGACACCAAGCTTTCCAAACTGGACACCTTGAGGCTGGCCTCCAGCTACATCGCGCACCTGAGGCAAATCCTGGCCAACGACAAGTACGAAAATGGCTACATCCACCCGGTCAACCTG ACCTGGCCTTTTATGGTAGCCGGCAAACCCGAGAGTGACCTGAAAGAAGTGGTGAACACAAACCGCTTGTGCGGCCCGACGGCATCCTga